One segment of Castanea sativa cultivar Marrone di Chiusa Pesio chromosome 3, ASM4071231v1 DNA contains the following:
- the LOC142629456 gene encoding transcription factor MYB106-like has product MGRSPCCEKVGLKKGPWTPEEDQKLLAYIEEHGHRSWRALPAKAGLQRCGKSCRLRWTNYLRPDIKRGKFSLQEEQTIIQLHALLGNRWSAIATHLPKRTDNEIKNYWNIHLKKRLTKMGIDPVTHKPKTDALSSGSGNSKNAANVSHMAQWECARLEAEARLVRESKLVVVSNPVQSQTQTQIQTQLINKNPPPPCLDVLKAWQGLWSKSESPGMFPRGCGDLVSPTSTLSFADHTVTIPNVVFNESTVSAALDFAKNSVTCEMDNTMSLQDMNNSSTTTTTTTTNTTASAWLIGDSFRAVSENNMQLSNTMEGFTDIFGYSCE; this is encoded by the exons ATGGGCAGGTCTCCATGTTGTGAAAAGGTGGGGTTAAAGAAAGGTCCATGGACTCCTGAGGAAGACCAAAAGCTCTTGGCTTACATTGAAGAACATGGTCATAGAAGCTGGCGAGCCTTGCCTGCAAAAGCCG GGCTTCAGAGATGTGGGAAAAGCTGCCGATTGAGGTGGACTAATTACCTCAGACCAGACATTAAAAGAGGAAAGTTCAGTTTGCAGGAAGAGCAAACCATCATTCAGCTTCATGCTCTTCTTGGAAACAG ATGGTCAGCTATAGCAACTCACTTGCCCAAGAGAACCGATAATGAGATCAAGAACTATTGGAACATACATTTGAAGAAAAGGCTAACTAAGATGGGCATTGATCCCGTGACCCACAAGCCCAAAACCGATGCACTCAGCTCAGGCAGTGGCAACTCAAAAAATGCAGCCAATGTAAGCCACATGGCTCAGTGGGAGTGTGCACGTCTTGAAGCGGAAGCTAGACTTGTGAGAGAGTCCAAGCTTGTTGTGGTGTCTAACCCTGTTCAGTCTCAGACTCAGACTCAGATTCAGACTCAGCTTAtcaacaaaaacccaccaccaccatgccTAGACGTACTCAAAGCTTGGCAAGGATTGTGGTCAAAGTCAGAAAGTCCAGGAATGTTCCCTAGAGGTTGTGGTGACCTTGTATCTCCAACTTCCACGTTGAGCTTCGCAGACCACACTGTCACTATCCCAAACGTTGTGTTCAATGAAAGCACAGTGAGTGCAGCACTTGATTTCGCCAAAAACTCAGTCACATGTGAAATGGATAACACAATGTCATTGCAGGACATGAATAATAGTAGTACCACAACAACAACTACTACTACTAACACCACAGCAAGTGCATGGTTAATTGGCGACTCTTTTAGGGCTGTGAGTGAAAACAACATGCAACTCTCAAATACCATGGAAGGTTTCACGGATATCTTTGGTTACAGTTGTGAATAA